Below is a window of 'Nostoc azollae' 0708 DNA.
ACCAGCTTTTTTGACCATCATTCCCAAGTCACCAACGCTGAATATTTCGGTAAATTGGTTAAATACGCGGAATTCTCCTGGTTGGGCTGGGTTTGTGATCGCTAGTTCAATACATCGTACCGTATCCCGAATATCCAAAAAGCCGCGAGTTTGTCTACCTTTACCGTAGACAGTGAGGGGATGTCCTACGGCAGCTTGAATGCAGAAACGGTTTAATGCTGTACCAAATACACCATCATAATCAAGGCGGTTAATCAATAGTTCGTCCATCCCCGTTTCTTCGGTGAGAACGCCATAAACTATACCTTGATTTAAATCTGTTGCCCGTAAACCCCAAATCCGGCAAGCAAAGTGAATATTATGACTATCGTGAACTTTGCTTAAGTGATACATTGATCCGGGCTGTTTAGGATAAGGTAATGTATCCTTACGCCCGTTGTGTTCAATAGTGATATAACCTTCTTCAATGTCAATATTCGGTGTACCATACTCACCCATTGTTCCCAATTTCACCAAATGACAATCTGGGAAATCTTCTCTCATGATGTATAGCAAGTTCAAAGTACCAACGACGTTGTTAACCTGAGTGAGTACCGCGTGTTCACGGTCAATCATGGAAAAGGGTGCTGAACGCTGTTCACCAAAATGTACTATGGCATCTGGCTGAAATTGGTGCAAAGCTTTGTGCAGAAAACTGTAATTGGTAATATCGCCGATAAACAGGTCGATAGATTTACCAGTTAAATCTTGCCATCGCTGGAGACGTTGCTGAATTGGTGCAATTGGGGTTAGAGTCTCAACACCGAGTTCATTATCCCAGTGCCGGCGCACCAAACTGTCTAAAATTCCAACTTCATAACCTCGATTAGAAAGGTAGAGTGCAGTTGCCCAACCGCAATACCCATCGCCACCAATAACCAGGACTTTCATTTTTACCAGTTTTTACTCGCTGATAGCTAAATCTATCAGGTTTCTGTCCCCTCTCGCTCATTAATTCTGGTCAGTTCAGGTAGAAGGCAGGAGGCAAAAGGCAGGAGTTTTTTTAATTTTTAATTTTTAATTTTTAATTTTTAATTGATTTTATACTGCTGGGCAATGTAATAAAACAAACGATAGTACTCTTTAAATTCCTTGCTGTTGCTTTCTCCCCGCCAATTATATTTCACCTGACCTTGAGTTATGGTCAGTGTCATAGAAGTAGTTTGTTGACCAACCTCTACAGACAGCACTCCAAAAACTCCCTCAGCAGTTTGAAAATTCTCTGTCTGCTCTCTTGAGTATTGTTCGTGAATACTAACTTCTAAGTGCTTACTAGCCCACGCCCGCATCTCTACATTCCTGTTATTTGGTGTAACAAAGGCAATACCATCGTTGTTATCAGAATTTCCTGAAGAATTCCAATTGCTGGGATAGGGAAACTCAAAACTATACTGCGTGTTGCTGTAAGTTTTCCACGTAACTTCGGATGCATAAATATTGGTGATATTACACTCAGACAGAATAATTGCTGTGCCAATAGTGCCAATACTGGAGACTGCACCCGCTATTACTCGCATCCATCTGCGAGTTTTTAACACAGCAATAGACATAAGTCACACCCTTTACCCTACTTTACTTTCAGTATATTCTGATTGGCTTTGCAACTCAGATTTTCATTGGGCATTGGGCATTGGAAATTATTTTCTTATCCTCCTGACTCCTAACTCCTGACTTATATAAAGATATATAACGAAATAGCTGTCAAAACGTCTTGCGGTCTTGACAAGGAAAAAAGGAGGCGATAAGGTGAGATACATACCCGGGTAAGACCGTTAATAAGTTATATGCAAACTAAGCAAAAGGTAACATTGTATTTATCGCCGGAATTACATAGAAGGCTGAAGATTCGTTCCGCAGTTGACTCTGAACCGATGTCAGACCTAGCAGAACGCGCTCTTAATTTTTACCTCACCAACTCAGAATTAGTAGAAGAGTTTGAAGAGTCTTCTTATGGCAGTTATGGCAGAACGCACAGGGTATATTCCTGTCCAATTTGTGAAGGTTCGCTAATTTTACGAGATGGTGAATTAGTAACTTTGGCCAATCAACCAGGAATAATTGGTCAAGATCATCTACCCATTGATGAAATTGAACAAGATCAAACCCATCCCAAGGGTGAGGAAGAATTAGTCCCCTGCTAGTTAGGAATTATGAATGGATAAGTTCATAGTTTGTCTTTAATTAACGGCGATGATTGTACTGACTGTCTCTATAAGGTCTCAAGTAGGTCGATAGTATGAAAGAAGAGCTCAATATTCTCATTCAAGCTCAATACCCTTTAATATACCTTGTGACCTCCGAGGAAGAACGGGCAGAGCAAGCAATCCATACAATCGCTCAATTGTTAAAGCCTCAGCGACGAGTTTACGTTTGGACGGTAACTCACGGCATTGTGGAGTACGGTCAACCCAGGAATGTCACTCAGCATAATACCGTTTCGCCAGAGGCGGCGATTGAGTGGATAATTCGGCATAAAGAACCCGGTATATTTATACTTAAAGATTTACATCCTTTTATTGATGCTCCGGCAACAACGAGATCGCTTCGGGATGCGATTGCTAGTTTTAAGGGAATGCAAAAGAACATCATTTTGATGTCTCCCATGCAGCAAGTACCAATAGAACTAGAAAAAGAAGTTGTTGTCATCGACTTCCAACTGCCGGATATGTCAGAGTTAAACAAAGTTTTAACTCAGCATCAAGAGCAGCATCGTGGTCGCAGGTTAACAACTGAGGCCAGAGAAAGGCTTCTTAGAGCAGCTTTAGGTTTAACTAAAGATGAAGCTGAGAAAGTATATCGTAAGGCTCAGGTGACAACTGGACGCTTAACGGAAGATGAAGTAGATATAGTTTTATCTGAGAAAAAGCAACTCATCCGCCGTAACGGTATTCTAGAGTACATCGAAGAAGATGAAACTATTGAAGCAGTTGGCGGTTTGGAAGAGTTGAAAAAGTGGCTAAAACAACGCTCTAACGCCTTTACAGAAAGAGCGAGAGAGTATGGTTTGCCCCAGCCTAAAGGGATGTTAATTCTTGGTGTTCCTGGTTGTGGTAAGTCGCTAATTGCCAAAACTACTTCCCGTCTGTGGGGTTTACCAATCTTGCGATTAGATATGGGGCGTGTTTACGACGGCTCAATGGTGGGTCGGAGTGAAGCAAACTTGCGGAACGCGCTGAAAACAGCAGAATCAATTTCCCCAACGATTCTGTTTATCGACGAATTGGATAAATCCTTCGCTGGTAGTGCAGGTTCTGGTGATTCCGATGGGGGGACATCAAGCAGAATTTTTGGTTCTTTTCTCACCTGGATGCAAGAAAAGAAATCTCCAGTATTTGTAATGGCGACTGCTAACCGGGTAGAACGCCTACCTGGGGAGTTTTTGAGAAAAGGTCGCTTTGATGAAACTTTCTTTGTGGATTTGCCCACACCTGAAGAACGTCAGGATATCTTCAACATTCACCTGACCAAACGCCGTGAAGATATTGCTAGATTTGATCTGGAACAACTAGCAAAAATGTCTGATGGTTTTTCTGGGGCAGAAATTGAACAGGCGATAGTGGCGGCGATGTATGAAGCTTTCGCCCAAGATCGGGAGTTCACCCAACTAGATATTATTGCTGCATTGAAGTCTACTTTACCGCTGTCACGAACGATGCAAGAACAGGTCACAGCTTTAAGAGACTGGGCCAGACAGCGTGCCAGACCCGCAGCATCCTCTGTCGCTGAATATCAGCGAATGGAGTTCTAAAAGCTTTCCTCTGTATGCCAGAGGGGAAAGGTTAGCCAGAAGGCTAACAGATCAGGAAAAAAGCCGCTTCCCAATTATTGCGGCTTCGCTGAAAAAGAAACTGTTGTCGTTTTTCTCATCAATCTTCTCATTGGAGGAAACCCAAATGTCTCACTTTAGCACTCTGCGTACTAAAATCACCGATGCCGAAATCCTCAAAGCTTCTTTGCGCGACCTGGGTATCAGCCTAAAGACTGACGCTGATGTTCGTGGTTATAACGGTCAGCGTGTACGTTCCGACATTGTTGCTGTATTGGAAGGCGAGTACGATTTAGGTTGGTCTCGTAATAGCGATGATTCTTTTGACCTAATCGCTGACCTGTGGGGCGTTGCTAAGAAGCACAACCAAACGGAGTTGATTAACTCTATTAACCAAAAATACGCCGTTAACAAGACTTTGGCTGAAGTAAAACAGCGCGGCCTGCAAAATGCCAACGTTAAGTTGGTATTGCAATAACAATTTCTCTGTGCGTTCCCAAAGCTGAACGGGTTAACCAAGCATTAGCGGTTAGCCCGGTTTTTTTTGGGTAAATTTCCCACTAGGATCAACAGAACAAAAAAGTTGTGTAATAGTTACATTATTTATTAGAGGTTCAGAGATAAAGCATAAAGGAGATGCTCATTTTCACTATAGTTAACAAAACAAGGATAAGTAAGAATAACCCAAAAGTTTGATCAAAATCGAAATAAATTTACCTGCTAGTATTTATGTTTCCACCTGGGAAGAGATCAAAGATGTTCTAGCTTTTAATGAACACCGTCAACTAATGAACACCGTCAACAACTTTTGGAACGTATGAAAAGAGTTAGTGAAATATTAAAATAAGCGGGATTTAATCGAATTTATATTGGTGGTAGTTTTCTCAATAGAAAAACCTATCCAAAAGACTTTGATCTTCTATGGTTTGATATTCTATGGGATGAGAAGGGTGTAGATTTCAGAATATTACAATCTTTAGTTAGATATAAATTTACTTGGCGCTGGCAGGAATAAAAGATTAGCACAAACAAAGACTTATGGAGGTGAAATTTTTCAAGTCTATCTTTACGCCAATGATTATGAACTTTTTTTGAATCTTTTCGAAAAGATAAGAATCTTAATATATATATATATATATATATATATATAGGCATAATTGCAATAGATTTGTAGAACATTAACCAAATAATATTACTCTAACTAGGGTAATATTGCTAACCAAGATAAAGAGTAAATCAAAAGGTTAAGTATGATTTAAAATGAACGTCAATACATAATTACTAAAGCTCAGATTAGAAAATTTCAATCAGCAATAGAAAATCCGAGAAAAAAAGTACCTCCCGAAGATAATAAAAATGAAAAGTTAAGATATCAATCATATTTAGGTTCACTTAATGGTGAACTAGAAGAACTATTAGAGCAAGTAGAAGAATATAAAAATTTGAAAGCAAGGAAAATTCTAGGTTAGAATGTAAACCTTTAGAATAATTACCAGAAGCTTTAATTAAAGCTCTTATTGTTCACGGTTTAACTCAAGAACAATTAGGGGAACGTTTAAACCAAACAAACGTGAAGGAACAACAGATTCAACATGATGAGGCTAATCAACATGCTAATTCCTTCTAGTTTCACAAAAATTTTGAAAGTTCAACGTGCGTTGGATATTGAAATTCGGGAAGAGGTAATTTTTAAATAACTTACTGCTTGCTTATCTCTTGTATTTTACAAGAGCAAGACTAGGAAAAATTTCGAACTACTGTTACTTTAATTTAGATAGACGAAATGAAATTAACGAGTTCTTGAACTGTCCTGATAATCTCTGCTTCTGCATCAGAAATGTCAAGATTAAACTCTTCTTCTATAGTCCTTAATAATTATACAGCATCTAATTAGACACGTTCGAAGATTTAGAAACGAGTCTGTGTCTGGCTTTCCATAGTGTTAAGATTAGGAAAGAGCCAAGGAAAAAATCAGGGTTGGGAATAGTAACTGATAGTCCCTATCCATGAAGATGTTGATGACAAATTCATAACTGACCTCATATCCATAACATGTATGAAATGGGCAAAACTAATGAACCAATTCCTAATGTGACTAAACCACAAATAGTTAGTAAGAATTACTTGTGAGTAAATTGGGGAATTCAGGGGAAATCTTTGTTGAGGTACCCGGAATATTTTTACAAGTCTAATGACCTGTTCAACAACAATACCCTTGGTGGAAAACTCTTTGTTTCCTGCCTTTTATTCTGAGTCGCCATGGCATAATCGCTATCATGTTTTTCTAGCTGTTCAAGGAGACTAGGAGGGGAAACATTTCCTAATATCTCTAGCCAGTAATGAAATGTGTCCTTTGCTTCCGTTTTCCATATACCGAAATGCAAACCTAAAACCTCAAATGGTGGCATTTTCCTCCAATAGAACAAGCATAGACATACCTGTTGTTTTATCTATAGTTTGCCTTTCCCCCCTCCTCCTTTGTGATTTATACCTATGTTTTTACTTTCTATGTCACCTTGAAGTTTTTTATGCCACATTTCACCTTGGGCTAACAACTCTTGAAACTGATGGTTAGTTATTCCCAGTATTTGTTTTGTAGGATGTGGATATTCTTGAATATAGTTAATTTAGTGGATTTTCCCTTTTGGTACACCCTCAAAATTCCCTTCTACCATTTTTTTCACACCAAGCTAATTTTCCTGACAGGTCTACTCCGTTCTGAAGCTTTAGCAGAGGTAGTAGAGATTGCAGATTATTTGGTTTTACCCATACCCCCAGTAGCAATGGACTGAACTGTTCTCATTGATATAGTTAGACAAGCTGCTATTCTCGTGGTTACTCCCCATCGGGTACTGTTAACTAAAGTCAATACGCACAGTTAAGGAGCTGGGAAATGAATAAAAATAATTCTCTAAATCTACTCACATTTACTCAACAAGTATGCTATATATAAAATATAAGTAAATTAACTATATCGGAGGCGTCAAATTTAAAATCCATAGGTATTTACACTGTCAGGACGTGGGAATTACAGGCTAAATTAATACCTGAAATAACTCCCAATGGACACAGACGTTATGATTTGGCTCAATTATTAGGAGTAAAATCAGAATTATCTTACACCATTGGTTACTGTAGAGTCTCCAGCTATGACCAAAAAGATTATTTAGAGCGCCAAAAACAAGTACTGGAATTATATTGCGCTCAACGTGGTTGGCAATTTGAAGTCATTGAAGATTTACGTTCAGGATTGAATTACAGTAAAAGAGGATTAAAGAGACTAATTCGCTTAATTACTGAAAAGTAAAGTGGAAAAATTAGTTTTTACCCACAAAGACAGATTATTGAGATTTGGAACTGAATTAATCTTTAGTTTATGTGAACAATTTGGAACAGAAGTAGTTATCATTAATCACACATAAGATAGTAGTCTTAGGGAGAATTTAGTCCAAGATATATTAGAAATAATCACAGTATTCTCTGCTAGACTTTATGGATAGAGAAGTCATGGAAACAAGAAAATGGAGGACTCAAAAGATATTGCTACTAGGCTTTAAAACCGAGTTAAAGTTAAATGAGAATCTAGGAGTAAACATAGTTAAACACTGTGAAGTAGCTCGTCATGCTTGGAATTGGGGATTAGGATTAATTAAACAATTATTAGACCATAACCAAAAAAACCTGACGATAAAATCACATTTCCCACAGCAATAGAGTTACATAAATCGTAAGTAGCATTAGTAAAACCTGAAAATTAATCGTATTATGAATCTTCCAAATCTGCTCCTCAAGAAGTACTAAGAGCATTGAGAAAGTCTTGGGATAGATATTTTCAAAAAATCTTAGGAGTGCCAAGATTTAAAAAGAAAGGCAAGCATGAAAGTTTTACATTAGAAGGAACTGTAAAAATCCTAGGTAATAACAAAATTCAGGTCCCCAAGATAGGTATCTATATTAAAGACCTAGGAAAGATTGCCACAGGTTAAACCGAGATCAGTAACAATAAGTCCTCAAGATGACAGATTGTTTATTAGTTCTCAGATAAAAGTAGAACGGACAATCTCAAATTTAGATGTGTTGTGGGTGTAGATTTAGGTGTTAAAAATCTAGCCACATTGTCTAGAGGTGAAGTAATTACAGGTGCTAAATCTTGTCAAAGATATGAATTTAAATGCAGGAGATTATAATGGTTACATCGTCAGAGAATTATTGGTTTAAATAATTCTTGTACAACTAGGTATTCTAGTTTTTAATACTTTCATTCGTACTTATAAAGCTGATGAAAGAGCGGCCCTTGAGGTTGTCACAATTACTCAATGGCGAGGAAAAAACGCACGGGAAGCTGCATCTGATTACCGTCGTGTGGTTGATGAATTTAAGGAATGTATGATTCGAGGAAATAATGGCTAAGAAAGATCTTTCTGATTTACTACAAGAAGAAGTACAAAGATTTACACCCCAGGTGGGAGAAACAGCAATTGAAGTAACTGCACAAGAAGTTGTAGAACAACATTCTTCTACTACGGAAGATTATATACCCACTGCTAATAGGCGCACAAATCCGACTAAAGCAGATTTGGAAGTCACAATTAAAGACTTGACGACAACTCTGGAAAAATCACAGAAAAAAGAAGTTTCTCTCAGGGAGCAAATTAGTGATTTAAAAGCAGATTTGTCTACACAGAATGCTTTGGTGGAACGGTTGACTACAGAACTACATGAAACTAAGAAAACAGCCTTGCAATTAGCCGAGTATAATTCCCAATTAATAGCAGAAATTGAAGTGTTGAAGAAACCTCAAGAACCAGTTAAGGAAGCAGTTAGAGAACCAGTTAAACAAATCTCCAAATCTTTATCCATTAACCCTAAAAAGTCATACAGATCACCTGAAAGACTCCAGGAACTTCCCAATCAAGCCAATGATGATTTTGCCAATAACACTTGGTTGTACGATTAAAATCTAACCTCAAAAATCTAAAATATGTTGGGCTGTGATTTCTGGTTGTTCCAAGTGGGGGATATGACCAGAATCTTTAATCCAAATCTGTTGACTTTGAGGAATTGCTTTCTTAAACTTTTGAGCATCCCCGGTTCCTAAAATTTTATCTGTATCGCCCCACAAAATCAGCGTTGGTTGTCGAATTTGTGCAAGCTGGTTAAATTTAAAAGCACTGTAACCGCCACTTTTAGTAAAAGCAATCAACGCTTGATTCCAATTAGGCATTTTTACGTGTAAGTCTCCACAATGTAAGGCATCACTGGAGATCAGACTTGGGTTTTTATACGCAGTACGACAAATGCGATTGCGCACTTGGGCATTTCGCAAAAACTCAGCCGCTAAAGAATATAAGGGCGCAAACGTTAATTTACTCAAAGCCGAGGCGCCCTTTAAACCAGCACTGTCTATTAACACCAGTTTCTGTACCACTTGTGGGTAAGTCAGCGCGAAATCAATGGCCGCTGCACCCCCCATAGAAGCACCAACTAAAATTACAGGTTGGTTAATCAGGGTTTTCCAAAAAAAATATAGATGAGTTTTAATGCCCACCGGGCTGTAAGCAATATCCGGCTGTCTATCTGTAAAGCCAAAACCCAATAGATCCATAGCCCACGTTTCGTTCTTCCTGGCCAACAACGGTAACAACCGTCTAAATTCTAAAATAGAACTATCAAAACCGTGAACTAATAAAATCGGTGTACCTCCACTACCTTGATGTACATAAGTAGTAGTAATGGGTTCAGGACTTAAAGGAGTTGCGATCGCCTGACTTTGGATACTTTGAGCCAAAGCGATAGAAGTCGGTTCACTCAGTTGCCCAACTGCGGCAGGTAAAAAACTTGGAAACATAAACATCAGTTTACCTGACAACTGACCACTGACAATCAAAAAAGAAAATTTTCCCAAACGTCATAATCGGGACCAAAGCCTCGTACAATAAATATCACTTATTGCTGATTCAGGAGAGTCAAGCCATGCCAGTGGCGGTTGGCGTAATTGAAACTTTAGGTTTTCCCTGTGTACTAGCAGCAGCAGATGCAATGGTCAAATCTGCCGCTGTCACAATCGTATATTATGGCATTGCAGAAAGCGGACGCTTACTAGTCGCTGTCCGAGGACAAGTTGCAGAAGTCAGAACAGCAGTTGCAGCTGGAATTGCTTCTGGAAAAGAAGTTTATGGTGGTCAGGTGATCACTCACTACATAGTTCCCAATCCTCCAGAAAATGTGGAAACTATTCTTCCCATCCACTTCACTTCAAAATCTGAACCTTTCCGCATTTTTTAAGTGAGTTTACTGGCAACCTTAGGAAGGCAACTTCCCCAAATTAACTTGTAGCACATAATTTTATTCATAAAGGAGATTAATAGTGTCACTACAGGCAGTTGGATCATTAGAGACAAAGGGTTTTCCCTGTGTACTAGCAGCAGCAGATGCAATGGTAAAAGCTGGACGAGTTACCCTCGTTGGTTACATCAG
It encodes the following:
- a CDS encoding NAD-dependent epimerase/dehydratase family protein, which encodes MKVLVIGGDGYCGWATALYLSNRGYEVGILDSLVRRHWDNELGVETLTPIAPIQQRLQRWQDLTGKSIDLFIGDITNYSFLHKALHQFQPDAIVHFGEQRSAPFSMIDREHAVLTQVNNVVGTLNLLYIMREDFPDCHLVKLGTMGEYGTPNIDIEEGYITIEHNGRKDTLPYPKQPGSMYHLSKVHDSHNIHFACRIWGLRATDLNQGIVYGVLTEETGMDELLINRLDYDGVFGTALNRFCIQAAVGHPLTVYGKGRQTRGFLDIRDTVRCIELAITNPAQPGEFRVFNQFTEIFSVGDLGMMVKKAGNAMGLNIYINNIDNPRIEKEEHYFNAKNTKLLDLGLEPHYLSDSLLDSLLNFAVKYQKRVDNNQILPTVSWHRK
- a CDS encoding AAA family ATPase: MKEELNILIQAQYPLIYLVTSEEERAEQAIHTIAQLLKPQRRVYVWTVTHGIVEYGQPRNVTQHNTVSPEAAIEWIIRHKEPGIFILKDLHPFIDAPATTRSLRDAIASFKGMQKNIILMSPMQQVPIELEKEVVVIDFQLPDMSELNKVLTQHQEQHRGRRLTTEARERLLRAALGLTKDEAEKVYRKAQVTTGRLTEDEVDIVLSEKKQLIRRNGILEYIEEDETIEAVGGLEELKKWLKQRSNAFTERAREYGLPQPKGMLILGVPGCGKSLIAKTTSRLWGLPILRLDMGRVYDGSMVGRSEANLRNALKTAESISPTILFIDELDKSFAGSAGSGDSDGGTSSRIFGSFLTWMQEKKSPVFVMATANRVERLPGEFLRKGRFDETFFVDLPTPEERQDIFNIHLTKRREDIARFDLEQLAKMSDGFSGAEIEQAIVAAMYEAFAQDREFTQLDIIAALKSTLPLSRTMQEQVTALRDWARQRARPAASSVAEYQRMEF
- a CDS encoding DUF1257 domain-containing protein; its protein translation is MSHFSTLRTKITDAEILKASLRDLGISLKTDADVRGYNGQRVRSDIVAVLEGEYDLGWSRNSDDSFDLIADLWGVAKKHNQTELINSINQKYAVNKTLAEVKQRGLQNANVKLVLQ
- a CDS encoding helix-turn-helix domain-containing protein; translation: MKQQVCLCLFYWRKMPPFEVLGLHFGIWKTEAKDTFHYWLEILGNVSPPSLLEQLEKHDSDYAMATQNKRQETKSFPPRVLLLNRSLDL
- a CDS encoding helix-turn-helix domain-containing protein, which encodes METRKWRTQKILLLGFKTELKLNENLGVNIVKHCEVARHAWNWGLGLIKQLLDHNQKNLTIKSHFPQQ
- a CDS encoding alpha/beta fold hydrolase, whose translation is MFPSFLPAAVGQLSEPTSIALAQSIQSQAIATPLSPEPITTTYVHQGSGGTPILLVHGFDSSILEFRRLLPLLARKNETWAMDLLGFGFTDRQPDIAYSPVGIKTHLYFFWKTLINQPVILVGASMGGAAAIDFALTYPQVVQKLVLIDSAGLKGASALSKLTFAPLYSLAAEFLRNAQVRNRICRTAYKNPSLISSDALHCGDLHVKMPNWNQALIAFTKSGGYSAFKFNQLAQIRQPTLILWGDTDKILGTGDAQKFKKAIPQSQQIWIKDSGHIPHLEQPEITAQHILDF
- a CDS encoding carbon dioxide-concentrating mechanism protein CcmK, with the translated sequence MPVAVGVIETLGFPCVLAAADAMVKSAAVTIVYYGIAESGRLLVAVRGQVAEVRTAVAAGIASGKEVYGGQVITHYIVPNPPENVETILPIHFTSKSEPFRIF